From the genome of Thermoanaerobacter uzonensis DSM 18761, one region includes:
- the pdhA gene encoding pyruvate dehydrogenase (acetyl-transferring) E1 component subunit alpha, producing the protein MELSKEKLLWMYQKMVEIRQFELKVDELFKKNMIWGTCHLYVGEEATAVGACAALNPDDYITSTHRGHGHTIAKGADLKKMMAELLGKETGYCKGRGGSMHIVDVSTGNLGANGIVAGGIPIATGAALASKLKKDNKVTICFFGDGAANEGVFHESLNMAGLWKLPVVYICENNLYGMSNPVSKSTAVKDIAQRAESYNMPGVIVDGNDIVEVYKAVKEAVDRARRGEGATLIESKTYRWLGHSKSDPRVYRTREEEEEWKKKDPIKRFEKYLEETTDITKDELEEINKKVEQEIEEAYQFAINSPDPRIEDLAKYVYA; encoded by the coding sequence ATGGAACTATCAAAAGAAAAATTGCTATGGATGTATCAAAAGATGGTAGAAATAAGGCAATTTGAATTAAAAGTAGACGAACTTTTCAAGAAAAATATGATATGGGGGACATGCCATCTATACGTAGGAGAAGAAGCAACGGCGGTAGGAGCATGTGCAGCTTTAAACCCAGATGACTATATAACAAGTACTCATAGAGGACACGGACATACAATCGCAAAGGGAGCAGACCTTAAAAAAATGATGGCAGAACTATTAGGCAAAGAGACAGGCTACTGCAAAGGAAGAGGAGGCTCCATGCATATAGTAGATGTTTCTACTGGTAATTTAGGAGCCAATGGAATAGTAGCGGGAGGAATACCAATAGCAACAGGAGCCGCTTTAGCATCAAAATTGAAAAAGGACAACAAAGTCACCATTTGCTTTTTTGGAGATGGGGCAGCAAACGAAGGAGTGTTTCACGAATCGCTAAACATGGCGGGTTTATGGAAACTTCCAGTTGTGTATATATGCGAAAACAACCTTTATGGAATGTCAAATCCAGTATCTAAATCCACAGCAGTAAAAGATATAGCCCAAAGAGCAGAGTCCTACAACATGCCTGGTGTAATAGTAGATGGCAATGACATAGTAGAAGTATACAAAGCAGTAAAAGAGGCGGTAGATAGAGCAAGAAGAGGTGAAGGGGCTACACTAATAGAGAGCAAAACATACAGATGGTTAGGCCATTCCAAGAGCGATCCAAGGGTTTATAGGACAAGAGAAGAGGAAGAAGAATGGAAGAAAAAAGACCCAATAAAGAGATTTGAAAAATACCTCGAAGAAACCACAGATATAACAAAAGATGAGCTGGAAGAGATAAACAAAAAAGTAGAGCAGGAAATAGAAGAAGCGTATCAATTTGCAATAAATAGTCCTGATCCACGAATAGAAGACCTAGCAAAATATGTTTATGCATAA